A part of Limihaloglobus sulfuriphilus genomic DNA contains:
- a CDS encoding GLUG motif-containing protein, with protein sequence MRHAALVNFAAFLSLFLFNSNLFAFAGGDGTTDNPYQISTQADLEAVNDDLEASYLLVNDIDLSGTIYNHSVIGRLNYIFKGNFDGNGHVISNLLINTSESSTGATGFFRGIKGYDTEVKNLGLNNITILSNSYSYAGGFAGFVTFSTVSNCYVTGSFKDARLLGGFCGQANSSLISNCYVNGFVEGNPSSGDVLGFGGFCGWNDSSIIENCYFSGSVKNLINIYDFGGFCGKNKSGSFKNCYFDNLSGPQNGYATSLGILQMQESESFEGFDFAGVPEDGNADYWEIEEGYLPKLSWQKDAGPLPGDLPLTTLSGTGGTDDPFLINNYEDFDEFCNNGNLEYGCYSLTVDIDLAGKSFSRSPIDRVFWGTFDGNGNIISNMSIDAGGEDVNYLALFRYIAFGRIHELGIENVNISGGERSSYNSAISGYNYCGSISSCYSSGEIVLGGNASYIGGISGYNRGGLISDCYFNGIIVGGEFAKRLGGICGYNDSVIQNCYFLGSLTAGYGSVDTGAICGYNWSDNVKDCYYHVFAGFGYDCGTPLIGLQMQDRSSYDGFDFAAVVYDGHEEIWDTVEGHCPKLVWQSGNGPVAPSDPQTSLTGSGAKDDPFIIADYVDLMEFAENEQLIGGYYLLVSDIDLGGIVFDDSVIDRYFAGQFDGAFHDIKNMNVKTADDTVAAGFFAGNNGRIQRLGVVDYMIDASGIRSSKDSVGGLAACNSGVVRECFTDGSIINTFGSTGGLCGSNFGEIGYSYSESIIEGKADIGCFVGVDGGFIHDCYSGGSITLDSLYPNSYNVGGFCGNKRGGNFIRDCYSTAAVINFDKPSYVGFIGDDDWVFDSFWDVETSGVGEAGDIYGGLIGLSTEQMQTQSSFEPAFEFADFNTGKIGWYMPEDSYPLLYWQNSEASLMPDVSGINIDDAQVVLQGTGFIIGEVKYVDSMTVPVDAVAGISVIMGGYVDRAVPIDLFVSTGITGKGTETEPFAVACRADLDMVNRDLTANYIQTADIIIENGFIYRHTVIAICEDEEDVGFSGKYDGRDCVIYNLIINGDKFAGLFGKVDVGGYVCNLNLTNASIDNLNVSSSRDVCGSIVGLNYGSIVDCSFDGLMPGSFNCGGICGTNYGLILSCHARGIISSRYSTGGVCAQNAGTILTSSAECEVHGEEEVGGFCGYNAGDIDSCCSNSKVKAQRGSGGGFCGRNQGNITNSYSLGAVEGESTIGGFCGENDGYISQSYSATSAPGEDDSDMGGFTGSGHEVMSCFWDIEVSGIETSDSGDGKTTAQMQNTGTFLDAGWDYVGESGNGEFDVWYQRAGDYPRLHWQARGGDLNCDGFLNDDDYSLFLRDWGVSSTATFRSYSDLNYDGVSDNQDLAILSRSWTQWSTPLSDINGDGIIDIEDFWLLTDNWLAVFSGGEALAADINGDGFVDMADLGMFANAWRDMIE encoded by the coding sequence ATGAGACATGCAGCTCTTGTCAACTTTGCGGCTTTTTTGTCGTTATTTCTTTTCAACTCCAACCTTTTCGCCTTCGCCGGCGGCGACGGCACAACGGATAATCCTTACCAGATATCAACGCAGGCTGACCTTGAGGCAGTAAATGATGATTTGGAAGCGAGTTATCTCCTCGTTAATGATATTGATTTGTCGGGTACTATTTATAATCACTCAGTTATTGGACGTTTAAATTATATCTTCAAGGGCAATTTTGACGGCAATGGCCATGTGATAAGTAATCTTTTAATAAATACTTCCGAGTCTTCTACTGGGGCCACAGGTTTCTTTAGAGGAATTAAGGGTTATGATACAGAGGTTAAGAATCTCGGTTTAAATAATATAACTATTTTAAGTAACAGCTATTCCTATGCCGGTGGTTTTGCAGGGTTTGTCACGTTTAGTACCGTATCAAACTGCTATGTAACAGGATCATTCAAAGATGCAAGGCTTTTAGGCGGTTTTTGTGGTCAAGCCAATTCTTCTCTTATTTCAAATTGTTATGTAAACGGGTTTGTTGAAGGTAATCCGTCTTCAGGTGACGTTTTAGGATTTGGTGGTTTTTGCGGCTGGAATGACTCTAGTATTATAGAAAATTGTTATTTTTCCGGTTCGGTAAAAAATCTTATCAATATATACGATTTTGGTGGTTTTTGTGGTAAGAACAAATCTGGGTCATTTAAAAATTGTTACTTTGATAATTTATCTGGTCCGCAAAATGGCTATGCAACTTCCCTTGGTATTCTGCAGATGCAAGAGTCTGAGAGTTTTGAAGGATTTGATTTTGCTGGAGTACCGGAAGATGGAAACGCAGACTATTGGGAGATTGAAGAGGGGTACCTGCCCAAACTCAGCTGGCAAAAAGATGCCGGACCGTTACCAGGTGATTTACCGCTGACTACACTCTCTGGTACTGGCGGCACAGATGATCCATTTCTTATAAATAATTATGAAGATTTTGATGAATTCTGTAATAATGGTAATCTTGAATATGGTTGTTATTCTCTGACTGTAGATATTGATCTTGCAGGTAAGTCATTCAGTCGATCGCCAATTGACAGGGTGTTCTGGGGGACATTTGATGGCAATGGCAATATAATTAGCAATATGAGTATTGATGCAGGCGGTGAAGATGTTAATTATCTGGCCCTGTTCAGATATATTGCATTTGGTCGTATACACGAGCTTGGGATAGAAAATGTCAATATTAGCGGGGGTGAGAGATCATCTTATAATAGTGCGATAAGTGGTTATAATTATTGCGGAAGTATCTCAAGTTGTTACTCTTCGGGCGAGATCGTTTTGGGTGGAAATGCCAGTTATATTGGTGGGATAAGTGGATATAATCGTGGGGGGCTTATATCTGATTGCTATTTCAATGGTATTATCGTTGGCGGTGAATTCGCTAAACGACTTGGTGGAATTTGCGGTTATAATGATTCGGTTATTCAGAACTGCTATTTTTTAGGATCACTCACAGCCGGCTATGGTTCAGTTGATACTGGGGCTATATGCGGCTATAACTGGAGTGATAATGTAAAAGATTGTTATTATCATGTTTTTGCCGGATTTGGGTATGATTGTGGTACACCGCTAATTGGATTGCAGATGCAGGATCGTAGCAGTTATGATGGGTTTGATTTTGCTGCTGTTGTGTATGATGGTCATGAAGAGATATGGGATACCGTTGAAGGCCATTGCCCAAAACTTGTCTGGCAGAGTGGTAATGGGCCGGTAGCTCCATCAGATCCACAGACTTCGCTCACGGGAAGCGGGGCGAAAGATGATCCGTTTATTATTGCCGATTACGTTGATCTTATGGAGTTTGCAGAGAATGAACAGCTTATTGGCGGATATTATCTCCTTGTCAGCGATATTGATCTTGGAGGGATAGTATTTGATGATTCAGTCATTGACAGGTATTTTGCCGGTCAGTTCGATGGTGCATTTCATGATATTAAGAACATGAATGTCAAGACGGCAGATGATACCGTTGCCGCAGGTTTTTTTGCCGGGAACAATGGTCGTATCCAAAGGCTTGGTGTTGTTGATTATATGATAGATGCTTCAGGGATCAGAAGTTCTAAAGACTCCGTTGGTGGACTTGCAGCCTGCAACAGTGGAGTTGTGCGTGAATGTTTTACAGATGGCAGCATCATCAATACTTTTGGAAGTACAGGGGGGCTGTGTGGTTCTAATTTTGGTGAGATCGGATATTCGTATTCTGAAAGTATTATAGAGGGTAAGGCAGATATAGGGTGTTTTGTTGGAGTTGACGGAGGTTTTATACATGATTGCTACTCTGGCGGTTCTATAACTTTAGATAGTTTGTATCCGAACTCTTATAATGTAGGCGGTTTTTGTGGAAATAAAAGGGGTGGTAATTTTATAAGAGATTGTTATTCAACCGCTGCCGTAATTAATTTTGATAAACCATCTTATGTTGGGTTTATTGGTGATGATGATTGGGTCTTTGATTCTTTCTGGGACGTTGAGACTTCCGGTGTTGGTGAGGCAGGGGATATATATGGTGGTTTAATCGGTCTTTCAACTGAGCAGATGCAGACACAGAGCAGCTTTGAACCTGCATTTGAATTCGCAGATTTTAATACCGGTAAGATTGGCTGGTACATGCCCGAGGATAGTTATCCGCTTCTGTACTGGCAGAATTCTGAAGCCTCATTGATGCCGGATGTATCTGGGATTAATATTGACGATGCTCAAGTTGTTTTGCAAGGAACTGGTTTTATAATTGGGGAAGTGAAATACGTGGACAGCATGACAGTTCCAGTTGATGCAGTTGCAGGTATATCTGTCATAATGGGCGGGTACGTAGACAGGGCAGTGCCAATAGACCTTTTTGTTTCAACAGGTATTACAGGAAAAGGTACAGAGACAGAGCCGTTTGCTGTTGCCTGCAGGGCTGATCTGGATATGGTCAATAGAGATTTAACAGCAAATTATATTCAGACTGCTGATATTATTATAGAGAATGGTTTCATATATAGGCATACAGTAATTGCTATATGTGAAGATGAGGAAGATGTTGGGTTTTCAGGAAAATATGACGGCAGAGACTGTGTAATTTATAACCTCATTATCAACGGTGATAAATTTGCCGGTTTATTTGGTAAGGTTGATGTTGGTGGGTATGTTTGCAATCTCAATCTTACAAATGCATCGATTGATAATTTGAATGTCAGTTCCAGTCGTGATGTCTGTGGCAGTATTGTGGGATTGAATTATGGGAGTATTGTCGATTGTTCTTTTGATGGTTTAATGCCCGGTTCTTTTAATTGCGGAGGTATATGCGGTACCAATTATGGACTTATTTTGTCCTGTCACGCACGTGGAATTATTTCGTCACGTTATTCAACCGGTGGTGTGTGTGCTCAAAATGCAGGAACCATACTTACGAGTTCTGCAGAATGTGAGGTTCATGGTGAGGAAGAAGTTGGCGGCTTCTGTGGATATAATGCTGGTGATATTGATAGTTGTTGTTCAAATAGTAAGGTAAAGGCACAACGGGGAAGCGGTGGCGGTTTTTGTGGAAGGAATCAAGGTAATATCACCAACAGTTATTCTCTGGGGGCCGTTGAAGGAGAAAGTACTATTGGAGGTTTCTGCGGGGAAAATGATGGATATATTAGCCAGAGTTATTCCGCAACTTCAGCACCAGGTGAAGATGATAGTGACATGGGTGGTTTTACAGGCTCTGGTCATGAAGTTATGTCATGTTTTTGGGATATCGAAGTTTCAGGGATTGAGACCAGTGATAGTGGTGATGGTAAGACAACCGCCCAGATGCAGAATACAGGAACATTCCTTGATGCCGGGTGGGACTATGTTGGCGAATCGGGTAACGGGGAGTTTGATGTGTGGTATCAGCGGGCGGGTGATTACCCCCGATTGCACTGGCAGGCGCGGGGCGGCGATTTGAATTGTGACGGCTTCTTAAACGATGATGATTACTCGCTTTTCCTCCGCGACTGGGGAGTTTCCTCTACGGCGACCTTCCGCAGTTACAGCGATTTGAATTATGACGGCGTATCCGATAATCAGGATCTGGCTATCCTGTCGCGGAGCTGGACGCAGTGGAGCACGCCGCTGTCGGATATCAACGGCGATGGAATCATAGATATTGAGGATTTCTGGCTGTTGACGGACAACTGGCTTGCTGTTTTCAGCGGCGGGGAAGCGTTAGCCGCCGACATAAACGGTGACGGGTTTGTTGATATGGCAGATCTGGGTATGTTCGCCAATGCCTGGCGCGATATGATTGAATAG
- a CDS encoding NAD(P)H-hydrate dehydratase: protein MSLMIQVENIQKLPARADEAYKNQFGRVLIVGGSVGMSGAAVLAGRAALRSGAGLVNLAVPERVYIPVAASEPCYMVSPMSSTPDGKFDRSSLAEIVSMARKADVTALGPGIGVSDDVRVVVANLIAEKGLRLLLDADGLNCLCRIYNWHKLLKCELILTPHPGEMKRLWKSQFREAMPDDRLETVSKFVSHVNTTDMGTCSVHEFPEHANSVLVLKGHKTIVAGREKYFINNTGNPGMSTGGSGDVLTGMTAALWAQFSQAGSKDAAFNAAALAVNLHGKAGDLAAENMGQVSMTPVDMINHLSEVFK, encoded by the coding sequence ATGAGCCTTATGATTCAGGTAGAGAACATACAAAAGCTGCCGGCAAGGGCTGATGAGGCTTATAAGAATCAGTTCGGCAGGGTGCTGATTGTCGGCGGCAGTGTCGGCATGAGCGGCGCGGCGGTGCTTGCCGGCAGGGCAGCGCTTCGCAGCGGTGCGGGGCTGGTGAATCTGGCGGTTCCCGAAAGGGTTTATATCCCGGTAGCGGCGTCTGAGCCGTGTTATATGGTATCGCCCATGAGCTCAACTCCCGATGGTAAATTTGACAGGTCTTCTCTGGCTGAAATAGTATCTATGGCCCGAAAGGCCGACGTAACGGCCCTGGGCCCGGGCATAGGCGTAAGCGATGATGTGCGAGTTGTTGTTGCTAACTTGATAGCTGAAAAGGGTTTAAGGTTGCTTCTGGACGCGGACGGGCTCAACTGCCTCTGCCGCATATATAACTGGCATAAGCTGCTTAAATGCGAGCTTATACTAACGCCGCACCCCGGCGAAATGAAACGGCTGTGGAAAAGCCAGTTCCGCGAGGCCATGCCCGACGACAGGCTTGAGACGGTTTCAAAATTCGTATCGCATGTAAACACTACAGACATGGGTACCTGTTCTGTGCACGAATTTCCAGAACATGCAAACTCTGTGCTTGTACTCAAAGGACATAAAACGATAGTCGCCGGCCGCGAGAAATATTTCATTAACAACACCGGCAATCCGGGCATGTCAACAGGCGGCTCGGGTGATGTCCTTACCGGAATGACCGCGGCACTGTGGGCGCAGTTCTCGCAGGCCGGCAGCAAAGACGCGGCATTCAACGCGGCGGCACTGGCAGTAAACCTGCACGGCAAAGCCGGCGACCTTGCGGCGGAAAATATGGGCCAGGTGTCTATGACGCCGGTAGATATGATAAATCACCTGTCGGAGGTTTTTAAATAA
- a CDS encoding Tex family protein, translated as MIAKYVELISGELNISSRGTEAVIALLADGATVPFISRYRKEATGSLDEVQVTGIRDRLEQLVEMDKRRETILKTIDEQGKLTPELKANIQAAMTMTALEDIYLPYKPKRRTRATIAKEKGLEPLAKMIFEQGDFNVHLEAGKYINAEKEVANTDEALGGARDIIAEWISEDAPAREKIRELYRKEGMFHTKVLKDKEEEGAKFKDYFEWNEPVKSAPSHRVLAMRRGAAEKILSFKIDVPEEPAISILNGMFLKAANEASLQVTLAIEDCFKRLLSLSIETEIRLETKEKADDEAIRVFAENLRELLLTPPMGQKTTLALDPGFRTGCKLVVLDEQGKLLFNDTVYPHTSQHKAVEDGEKIRKLCDHFGVKAVAIGNGTAGRETEKYIRSLGLSGDISVVMVNESGASIYSASEAAREEFPDHDLTVRGAVSIGRRLMDPLAELVKIDPKSIGVGQYQHDVDQKKLKASLDDVVISCVNSVGVELNTASKQLLTYVSGVGPSLAAKILEHRNTSGKFSEREELMNVSGLGAKAYEQCAGFLRIQGGINPLDASAVHPESYGIVHQMAIDLSCSVTDLMKDSKLRESIDLKKYVTDKVGMPTLTDIKAELSKPGRDPRREFKTFNFKEGINEVTDLEVGMKLPGIVTNVTNFGAFVDIGVHQDGLVHISQISDSFVSNPAEVLKVQQQVEVTVTEIDIPRKRISLSMRKDADKTETKGKITNTAGDKNSHRGTPKNRKSSGNRRGGNDRPRENKKGGQGTFGESLGLQLKF; from the coding sequence ATGATAGCAAAATATGTTGAGCTGATTTCAGGTGAACTCAATATCAGCAGCCGCGGCACAGAAGCGGTTATAGCACTCCTGGCGGACGGGGCTACTGTTCCGTTTATCTCCCGATACCGTAAAGAAGCCACCGGCAGCCTTGATGAGGTGCAGGTTACGGGGATTCGTGACCGGTTAGAGCAGCTTGTTGAGATGGACAAGCGGCGTGAGACGATTCTGAAAACCATCGACGAGCAGGGCAAGCTCACTCCAGAGCTGAAGGCGAATATCCAGGCGGCTATGACAATGACTGCCCTTGAGGACATCTACCTTCCATATAAGCCCAAACGCCGGACACGTGCCACTATCGCCAAGGAAAAGGGCCTCGAGCCGCTGGCGAAGATGATATTCGAGCAGGGCGATTTCAACGTCCATCTGGAAGCGGGCAAATATATAAACGCCGAAAAGGAAGTGGCCAACACGGACGAAGCTCTCGGCGGCGCACGCGATATTATTGCAGAATGGATATCAGAAGATGCCCCCGCCCGTGAGAAGATCAGGGAGCTCTACCGTAAGGAAGGCATGTTCCATACCAAGGTGCTCAAGGACAAGGAAGAGGAGGGTGCCAAGTTCAAGGATTACTTCGAATGGAATGAGCCGGTCAAGTCCGCTCCTTCGCACAGAGTGCTTGCGATGCGCCGCGGAGCCGCGGAGAAAATCCTCAGTTTCAAGATAGATGTTCCCGAAGAGCCTGCAATATCGATACTTAACGGGATGTTCCTCAAAGCCGCCAATGAGGCCTCCCTCCAGGTTACACTGGCGATTGAGGATTGTTTTAAACGTCTTTTATCATTGTCGATTGAGACAGAAATCCGCCTTGAAACCAAGGAAAAGGCCGATGACGAGGCGATTCGGGTATTCGCGGAAAATCTGCGTGAGCTTCTGCTGACTCCGCCGATGGGGCAGAAGACGACACTTGCACTTGATCCGGGTTTCAGGACAGGATGCAAGCTGGTTGTTCTTGACGAACAGGGTAAACTGCTTTTTAATGACACGGTTTATCCGCATACATCCCAGCACAAGGCCGTAGAGGATGGCGAAAAAATACGAAAACTCTGCGATCATTTTGGTGTAAAGGCTGTCGCTATCGGTAACGGCACTGCCGGCAGAGAAACGGAAAAATACATCCGCTCACTGGGCCTGTCCGGCGATATTTCTGTTGTGATGGTAAATGAAAGCGGGGCAAGTATTTATTCCGCTTCCGAAGCCGCCAGGGAAGAATTTCCAGATCATGACCTTACCGTACGCGGGGCGGTCTCAATAGGACGGCGGCTAATGGACCCGCTCGCCGAGCTGGTTAAGATAGACCCCAAATCAATCGGTGTTGGCCAGTATCAGCACGATGTTGACCAGAAAAAGCTAAAAGCCAGTCTCGATGATGTTGTTATAAGCTGTGTAAACAGTGTGGGTGTAGAGCTCAATACCGCCAGCAAACAGCTATTGACTTATGTTTCAGGTGTAGGCCCGAGCCTCGCCGCGAAAATCCTCGAGCACCGTAACACGTCGGGCAAGTTCTCCGAACGTGAAGAGCTTATGAATGTATCCGGTCTTGGAGCAAAGGCTTATGAGCAGTGTGCCGGCTTTTTACGGATACAGGGCGGTATCAATCCGCTTGATGCCAGTGCCGTGCATCCGGAGTCTTATGGAATCGTGCATCAGATGGCAATAGACCTTTCATGCAGTGTAACTGATCTGATGAAAGACAGTAAGCTGCGGGAAAGTATAGACTTAAAGAAGTATGTAACCGATAAGGTTGGTATGCCGACTCTGACGGATATCAAGGCGGAGCTGAGCAAGCCCGGCCGCGACCCGCGTAGGGAGTTTAAGACTTTCAACTTTAAGGAAGGCATAAACGAGGTAACGGATCTTGAGGTTGGAATGAAGCTGCCCGGAATTGTGACCAATGTTACGAACTTCGGGGCGTTTGTCGATATCGGCGTCCATCAGGATGGCCTTGTTCATATCAGCCAGATATCTGACAGTTTCGTAAGCAACCCGGCAGAAGTGCTCAAAGTCCAACAGCAGGTTGAGGTTACGGTAACTGAAATTGATATTCCCCGCAAACGCATATCCCTGAGTATGCGGAAAGACGCCGACAAAACAGAAACCAAGGGCAAAATAACAAATACCGCAGGGGATAAGAATTCGCATCGCGGAACGCCAAAAAACAGAAAATCATCAGGGAACCGCCGCGGCGGTAATGACAGGCCAAGAGAGAACAAAAAAGGCGGTCAGGGTACTTTTGGTGAGTCACTTGGATTGCAGTTAAAGTTTTAG
- the pilM gene encoding pilus assembly protein PilM, with amino-acid sequence MASKAQAVWAIDLGSATLKALKLQVGDDGNLEVVDFDIIEHSKILSGEGVTEEEASTLMAESLKKFTDTHEVGNTDVSLGVAGQASFVRFIKLPPVEAKTLPKVVQFEAVQQIPFDINEVEWDYQLMPETDEPETSVGIFAIKNEIIVSILKKYAELNMNVTCVQTSPMALYNYAHYEFNGFGGSDRKATVLLDIGTNNTHLVICSANRVWQRSFQMGGNDFTEAIEDTFNVSFEKAEKLKKNAPVSKHSRQLFQAMKPVFARLGEEIQRSISYYSGSNNVEYAGMICMGGGMKLQGLTRYLQQSLGMSVIRPDTFRRAKPAADISLPKLNEAVPDLGVVYGLAVQGLDLSTIQSNLLPRRMARSMAWQQKSKFITIAASILLVATLLCLGRALKDKAAYAMNEDIRREIKTVQNQANEASSKLSEAQSMQDEYSRLIEEQLKVFEDRTAILRVMDIIVACMPNPQNNPEQAQLYESFEQGDVAAVTEIPRDQRKQFFVTSFDVRYAQSLASASFAETQVRDVSTGGGAGGMGMGMDMGMPGMGMPGMGMPGMGMPGGDMGGFGMPGYEGGGVEDEFDQDDGPGFVVVIEGYTPYENIAELMDPLGVGDDKSKWGFITRLVNIDQLYEETGLEIFRKESVSHFSYETGVVDLEDKNMPAGIGEKKVVTRVETAEDEKSSRRTGTHKSRNQVFAEEVLVDPMTGEEISKTYDLGPNGEIRFDNNGEEKFIVRDHWFRIKAKFLWNDALNEGSEEED; translated from the coding sequence ATGGCTTCAAAAGCTCAAGCTGTCTGGGCAATCGACCTTGGCAGTGCTACACTTAAAGCCCTGAAACTTCAGGTCGGAGATGACGGCAACCTCGAGGTCGTCGATTTCGACATTATAGAACATTCAAAAATACTTAGCGGCGAAGGGGTTACCGAAGAAGAGGCCAGTACACTGATGGCCGAGTCCCTCAAGAAATTTACCGACACCCACGAGGTAGGTAATACTGATGTCTCGCTTGGTGTTGCCGGCCAGGCAAGTTTTGTGAGGTTCATCAAACTTCCCCCCGTAGAGGCCAAGACCCTGCCAAAGGTAGTCCAGTTCGAGGCTGTCCAGCAGATTCCCTTTGACATCAACGAGGTTGAATGGGACTACCAGCTCATGCCCGAGACCGACGAGCCGGAAACCAGCGTTGGAATCTTCGCGATTAAAAACGAGATTATCGTCTCCATACTTAAGAAATACGCAGAGCTCAACATGAATGTTACCTGCGTACAGACATCCCCGATGGCCCTATACAACTATGCTCACTACGAGTTTAACGGTTTTGGCGGCAGCGACCGCAAGGCTACGGTACTGCTTGATATTGGCACAAACAATACTCACCTTGTAATCTGCTCGGCCAACCGTGTCTGGCAGAGGTCTTTCCAGATGGGCGGCAATGATTTTACCGAGGCCATCGAGGACACCTTTAACGTAAGTTTTGAAAAAGCGGAAAAACTCAAGAAAAACGCCCCCGTCAGCAAACACTCACGCCAGCTTTTCCAGGCAATGAAGCCTGTTTTTGCCCGTCTTGGCGAGGAAATCCAGCGGTCAATAAGCTATTACAGCGGCAGCAACAATGTTGAATACGCCGGCATGATATGCATGGGCGGCGGCATGAAACTCCAGGGCCTGACCAGATATCTACAGCAAAGCCTGGGCATGTCGGTAATACGGCCCGATACATTCCGCAGGGCAAAACCCGCGGCGGATATATCCCTGCCCAAACTCAACGAGGCAGTGCCCGATTTGGGCGTGGTTTACGGACTGGCGGTACAAGGACTGGATTTATCAACGATTCAGAGCAACCTTCTGCCGCGAAGAATGGCCAGGTCTATGGCATGGCAGCAGAAATCAAAATTCATCACAATCGCCGCTTCTATACTCCTGGTGGCTACACTGCTTTGCCTTGGCAGAGCATTAAAAGACAAAGCCGCCTACGCAATGAATGAGGACATCCGGCGGGAAATAAAAACCGTACAGAACCAGGCCAACGAAGCAAGTTCAAAATTAAGTGAGGCTCAAAGTATGCAGGATGAATACTCACGGCTGATTGAAGAGCAGCTCAAGGTATTTGAAGACCGCACCGCTATCCTGCGGGTTATGGATATCATTGTGGCATGTATGCCAAATCCCCAGAACAACCCTGAGCAGGCTCAGCTTTATGAAAGTTTTGAACAAGGCGACGTAGCCGCGGTAACTGAAATTCCGCGAGACCAGCGGAAACAGTTCTTTGTAACCTCCTTTGATGTCAGATATGCCCAGAGCCTTGCCAGCGCCTCTTTTGCAGAGACGCAGGTACGTGACGTATCTACCGGCGGCGGTGCCGGCGGCATGGGTATGGGCATGGATATGGGGATGCCCGGAATGGGTATGCCCGGGATGGGGATGCCTGGAATGGGGATGCCCGGCGGCGACATGGGCGGATTTGGAATGCCCGGATATGAAGGCGGCGGCGTAGAAGATGAATTCGACCAGGATGACGGCCCTGGATTTGTGGTCGTGATCGAGGGATACACACCTTACGAAAACATTGCCGAGCTGATGGACCCCCTGGGCGTCGGAGACGACAAGTCTAAATGGGGCTTTATCACACGGCTGGTTAATATCGACCAGCTGTACGAAGAAACCGGACTTGAAATATTTCGCAAGGAAAGTGTTTCACACTTCAGCTATGAAACCGGCGTGGTTGACCTCGAGGACAAAAATATGCCCGCGGGTATCGGCGAAAAAAAGGTTGTAACACGTGTAGAAACGGCTGAAGATGAAAAATCTTCACGAAGAACCGGTACACACAAAAGCCGAAATCAGGTATTCGCTGAAGAGGTGCTTGTTGACCCGATGACGGGTGAAGAGATCAGCAAAACTTACGACCTGGGCCCTAACGGTGAGATCCGGTTTGACAATAACGGCGAAGAAAAATTCATCGTCCGCGACCACTGGTTCAGGATCAAAGCAAAATTCCTCTGGAATGACGCCCTTAATGAAGGATCCGAGGAAGAAGATTAA